The genomic interval TGAGGGCCACGTACGACAGCGAGAAGACGATGGCGGCCAGCCAGAACTTGATGAGGTTCAACCCCATGGCCGCGAAGCCGAAGTCCGGGTTGGCGATGCGCGCGTAGATGAAGACCGCCAGGTCGATGATGAGCACCAGGCCCAAGAGCAGCGACGCCTGCGACAGGAACTTGCCCAGGAGCACCGACGAGCGCCTCGCGCGCACCGTCAGATAGCGCATGGAGCGCGGACCCACCTCGCCGCTGATCTGGTCGAACCCCATCAACACCACGTAGGCGGGCAGGAAGAAGAGGGTGACCTTGAAGACGAGCAGCACCTCGAGGGGGACCTGGGCGAGCGCCTCCATCATCGCGGTGTCGTTGCTGGTGAGGAACCCCAGCACGCCCTTGCGCATCTCCTCGGCGACACGCACGGAGGCATCCGTGTCCGCGCCCGCGTTCACCAACTGCTGATTCACCGCGTTGCGAACCTCGCGGGCAAGCCAGCCCACGACGAGCAGCACCAGCGCGGAGAACATGCTGTAGAGCCCGAGCAACACCACCGCTCGGCCACTGCGCATGGACCGGCGGAGCTCGGCGCTCCAGATGACCAGGGTTTCTTTCAGTCCGTCCAAAGTGCGGGCGAACCTAGCGGACTTGCGAGCCCCTCCGGCAAGTTTCTAGAGCGGGCCGGGAGAATCCACCTGCCAGGGAAGCGTCGATGGACAGCGCCCCGACAACCGCTAGGATTCGCCCGCCGCATATGACGATTCGCCGCCGCTTCCTGTCCGCCGCCGCGCTGGTCCCCCTCGCCCTGCTTCTGGGCGCCAGTGGACCTGTGCCCGAAGCCCTCCCCGCAAGCCCTGGCGATGTCGCCCCGGCCACGACACCGGGGGTTGCTCCGGCTCACGCGGAGGGCACGGGCTCCGCGCCCGGAGTGTCCGTGGGGGAGGGCACGGAGGCGAGCGCCGTGGCGCCCCAAGGTGCCGAGCAGGCTGGCGCAGCCGGGGTGGTGGTGGAGCCCGGGATGGTGCCGCCTTCGCCAGTGCCGTCGCGGCTGAAGGCGCCCCCCATGGCGAAGTTGCAATCCATGCCTCGCGCCCTGGACCTCCTGGCCCGCGCGAAGCTCCAGGGGGAGCGGCTGGTGGTGAAGGAGAAGGACGGGCACGAGCGGGTGCTCACCGTGGACCCGGTGCTCCAGGCGTCGCTGACCAAGATCCTCCGCGACTACGAGGTGCCCTACGGCGCCGCCGTGGTGCTGGAGCCGTCGACGGGGAAGGTGCTGGCGCTCGCGGAGCACTCGGCGGCGCAGCCGGAGCTGCGGGGGCTTCCCTATCGGGCGGTGTTCCCCGCCGCGAGCATCTTCAAGATCGTCACCGGCAGCGCGCTGCTGGAGGCGGGCGTGACGCCGTCCATGGAGGAGTGCTTCCACGGCGGCAAGCGGCGGCTCACCGAGCGTCACCTGGAGGACAGCGAGCGCGACGGGGCCTGCTATTCGCTGGCGCTCGCGATGGGCAAGAGCGCCAACGTCATCTTCGCCAAGCTGACCCAGAAGCACCTCACCGCGGACGCCCTGCGGCACATGGCCGCGCGCTTCCGCTTCAACCGGGAGATTGCGTTCCCGGTGCCCATGGACGTCTCTCTCGCCGCCGTGCCGGACGATGGCTTCGACCTGGCCAACACGGGCGCGGGCTTCGGCGACATCTACCTGTCTCCGCTGCACGGCGCGCTCATGGCCTCGGTCGCGGCGAATGACGGGCGGTGGGTGGACCCGGTGTTGATGGAGCCCGAGCACGGTCCGCTCCTGCCCGCCGAGGGCGAGCGTGTCCTGACGCCCGAGGCCGCCAAGGCGCTCACCGACATGCTGGAGGAGACCGTCACCCATGGCACCGCGCGCGCCATCTTCCGCGAGCGCAACTTCCGCGTGGACAACGCGGTGGGCAAGACGGGCACCCTGGCGGACCGCGCGCCCTTCCGCGACTACTCGTGGTTCGTGGGCTTCGCGCCTCGGGACAACCCTCGCGTCGCGGTGGCCGCGCTCATCGTCAATGACCCGAAGTGGCGCATCCGCGGCACCTGGCTGGGCCGCGAGGCCCTGCGCCTGGGGCTCGAGCGTGTGCCCGCGCCGCTCGAGGTCACCGCGCCCGCCGCCTCGGCGGGCACCCCCTGAGTCCGCGGGGCGCTATCGCGCGGTGAGCTTCACCAGGCCCATGTTCACGAAGCCGTGGAAGAACTTGAGCGCGTCCAGCTCCTGCAGCGGCGACACATGGACGATGGCGGCCACGTCGCGCCGGCCATCCACCCGGGACAGCAGGTAGCGCTCCGGCGCCGTGAGCTGGAGGCTCTTCAAGTTCGAGGGGGCCACCAACAGCGCTGGCACCTTCGTGGCGTCCATCAGCTCCCGCCGCAGCTCGGACAGGAGCTTCTCCTGCGCCGTCTTCAAGAGCGCCGCGGACTGGGCCGTGGGGGACATCTCGTGCGCACGCCGGGCGAGCGCCTCTCCATCCCGCGTGTTGCCCGCGTCGAGGAAGAGCTGGGCCGCCTGGAGGACCTCGTCCGAGGATGACTCCGAGCCGATGACCTCCATGTCCTGCTTCTCCTCCTCCACCACCGCGGCGGTGACGGGCACCGGCGCTTCGTCGGACACCTTCACCGCGTCCAGCCGGTAGAGCGCGTACAGGCGCTGGTAGAGGAAGAAGTCCGTCGCGTGCAGCGCCCGGGCCATCCCGTCGATGCTCAACCCGTCGTGGATGAGCTGGACGATGCGCTCGTCCATGCTCCCGGGCTTGCGCTCCGGCAGCTTGCGCTCATCCACCGCCAGCCGCGTGGCCCCGGTGGGGAACACCGCGCGAATGGCCTCCCACGCCGTCTCGCGGAACTCGCCCTCGCGGTGGATGTCCACCAGGTCCACTTCCACATCGAGCCCCGCGATGTCGGGCGCCGTGTCGGAGGACTCGAAGGTGAACTCGCCTTCCCGCCAGTGGAAGGCATCCAGCAACATCTCCCGGAACTTGTGGCTCAACGTCGAGCGCACCGTGGCCTCCGGCACCACGCCCGACGTCACCAACACCTTCCCCAGGAACACGCGCGACTGGGTTTGGGTGGCGAAGGCCTTCTCGAGCTGGGCGGCCGTCAGGTGCCCCATGTTGATGAGGAATTGTCCGAAATACTCCCGGGGCTGGTTGGAGCTGGCGCAGATGACCTGGCCCTCCCGGAGGACCCATTGCTTGCGGACCTCTCCACGCTCCACCCTCAGCGAGCCGGTGGCCCGGCGGTTCCCGAGGTAGACGACGAGGTCCTTGAGGGGCATCGTCGAAAAGTCACCAGTCAGCCCACGCATCGACGTTCCATCCTGCACGCCATGAGAGTCGAGATCTACTCGAAACCCAAATGCAGTCTTTGCGACAAGGCAGCCGACATCGCCGAGGCCGTCCGTGCTCGCATCCCCTTCGAGCTACGGCTCATCTCCATCCTGGAGGACCCGGCGCTCCTCGAGCGGTGGCGCTACGAAATCCCCGTGGTCGTCATCAACGGTGTGACCGCCTTCACACTTCGCTTCACCGAGGCCGAATTGGAGGCCCGGTTGCGTGAGGTCCAAGGTGGCATGTTGGTTGCTAAATGCGACGCCCAGAATGGGTAGTCGAATGCCCTTCCCCAGGAAATCCAGGGGGATGAAGAGGTCAGGGAAGGGCTGAGGACTGTAATTCCGGGCGCATGCCGGAGGAGCAGTGGAGAAATTTCTGGTGGGGAGGCGGACGTGGTGGGCGTGAGGCGCAAGCGGGTGGGGAAGGCGGGACAGCCCCCCACCGTGCTGCTTGTGGAGCCACGGGCGGACGACCTGGAGCGGACGCGAATGCTTCTGGGGGAGGCTGGGTTCCGGGTGGTTCCGGTGACGCGTTTCGACGCGGCGGTGCCCCTGTTCGAAGTCATCCAGCCGGACGCGGTCCTCCTGGCCGCGCAGGCCCCGGACTATGCGGCCATGCAGGTGGCCCGGCGGCTGCGGCAGCTCAGCCGGGGCTCCGTGCCCTTGCTCTACCTGGTGGATTCGGGCGACGCCGGTGTCTACCAGCACTGCCTGGAGAAGGGGCAGTGCGTGGACGTGGCGCCCCGGGTGGGAAGCGGGGCGGAGCTGGCGGTGAAGCTGCACGCGCAGCTGCGGTTGAAGGCCGCCGTGCTGCGGACCGCCGCCGGCGAGGAAGACGACACGGCGCTCGCCCTGCATGACCCGGTGACGGGGCTCTACAACCGTCCGTTCCTGCTCGCGCTGCTGGGGTTGGAGATCCGCCGGTGCGAGCGCTACGGCGGGACGTTCTCCGTGGTCGCGGCGGAAGTCAGCGGTTGGAGCGCGCTGCGCAAGGAAACCGGGCGAGGCATGGCGGAGCGGCTGTTGGTGTACAGCGCGGTGGTGCTGGGCCAGGTGGTGCGCGAGGCGGACGCGGTGGCGCGGGTGGGGGAGTGCCAGTTCGCGCTGCTGCTGCCGGGGACCCCCGCGGAGTCGGTGCCGGTGATGTTGTCGCGAGTGTCCGCGCGCTTCGAGTCGGCGCGCTTCCAGGTGGATGGGCGGGTGGTGCGCACGGCGCTGGCGCTGGGGGCGGTGAGCTTTCCGGACACGGTGGGCACGCCCCATCAACTCCTGAACGCGGCCCAGCAGGAGATGCGGCGCACGCGTGAGTTTCGTCGACTGGCCGGGGCCATGGCCCGGGTCTCGGTTTGAGGATGGGCGGAGGTTCGATGCAGAGGGCGAGCGGAGGCGAGGGGATGGATCGGATCGCGGTGCTGGTGGTGGATGATGAGGAGTCGGTCCGCACCTTCCTGTCGGAGCTGCTGGGCGGCGCGGGGTACCAGGTGCGCTGTGCATCGAGCGGCGCGCAGGCGCTGGAGATGCTCGCGGGAGGCTCCTTCGATGCGGTGTTGCTCGACGTGGTGATGCCGGAGATGAGTGGTCTGGAGGTCCTCCGGCGCTACCGGGGGCAGGGGGGGACGGCTCCGGTGGTGGTGCTCAGTGGCCTGACGGGCGCGGATGACGCCGTGCGCGCCATGAAGATGGGCGCCAGCGACTACCTCTCCAAGCCGCTGGGCAACGACGACCTGCAGGACGCGCTGGCGCGGGCTCTGGGGGCGCGAGCTCCGGAGCGGCAGGCGGCCGCCCAGGGGATGGGGACTCGTCCCGCGGTGGACCCGGCGGCGGATGCGCGGGTGCTCATCTCCACCTCTCCCGCCATGCGCCGGGCGCGCGCGCTGGTGGAGCGCATCGCGAACGAGAACGTCCCGGTGCTGCTCTTGGGCGAGTCCGGTACGGGCAAGGAGGTCATCGCGCGGGAGATCCACGCGCGCAGCCAGCGGCGGGGGCGGCCGTTCATCAAGGTGAACTGCGCGGCGCTTCCCGGTGAGTTGCTGGAGAGCGAGCTGTTCGGCCACGAGCGAGGTGCCTTCACGGGCGCCACCGCGGAGAAGCCCGGCAAGTTCGAGCTGGCGGACGAAGGCACCATCTTCCTGGACGAGATTGGCGAGATGGCCATCCGGCTCCAGGCCAAGCTGCTCCAGGTGCTCCAGGACGAAGAGTTCTTCCGCGTGGGCGGCAAGAAGAGCGTTCGCGTGGACAGCCGCGTGGTGGTGGCCACCAACCGCGACCTGGAGAAGGAAATCGCGCTGGGCAACTTCCGCGAGGACCTCTACTACCGCCTCAACGTGGTGGCCATCCGGCTGCCGCCCCTGCGCGAGCGCCGCGAGGACGTGGTGCCGCTGACGGACCACTTCCTCAAGAAGTATGGCCGGCAGTACATCACCGGCGTCTCGGAGCTGCCCACGGAGGTGCTGCAGGCCTTCGCCGAATACGACTGGCCGGGCAACGTGCGCGAGCTGGAGAACATGGTGCGCCGGCTGTGTGTGCTGAAGGACCCGACGCTGGTGCTCGATGAGCTCCATGCGGAGGGCCGGGCCCCGGCGAGCGCGCCCTCCCTGCCCACCGCGTATGGCGGGGACGACGGCTACTCCGGGCCAGGCCGCGCGATGGAGGAGCCGGGGCGTGCTCCCTCCGTCCCCTCCGCGCAGGTGCTGGAGATGCCTGCCCGGGCGTCCGGTCCGGTGCCGTCCGTGGGCTCGGGCTCGACGGCGTCCGTGGCCCATGCCGCGCCGCTGGAGCCGGTGAACTCGGTCATTCCCGCGCCGCGCTACGTCAATCCCTTCGACGTGCCCCAGCCTCCGCCGCCACCGCCTCCCACGGGGGAGCTGTCGCTGAAGGACATCGGCAAGCGCGCGGCGATGCTGGCCGAGCGCGAGGCCATCCTCGCGATGCTCCAGCGCACGGCGTGGAACAAGCGGCGCGCGGCCGGCAAACTGCGCATCAGCTACAAGGCGCTGCTCTACAAAATCAAGGAGTGCGGAATCATCGACCCGCGCGCCAGCGCCGAGCTGTAGGCCACGCGGCGCGGCTTGCCTTCGCCACGTGCTCCCTCGAGGAGCGCGGAATCATCGACCCGCGCGCCAGCGCAGAGCTGTAGGCCACGCGGCGCGGCTTGCCTTCGCAACGCGGCTCCCTCAAGGCGCGCGGAATCATCGACCCGCGCGCCACCGCCGAGTTGCAGGCCACGCGGCGCGGCTTGCCTTCGCCACGCGCTCCCGTTATCGCGGAGGCATGACAGCCTCCCTGGTCCTCCTGGGTTCCGGATACACGCTGACGCGGCTCGCGGTGGCGCAAGCGCAGGCGGGGCGGGACGTCCTCGCCGCCACGCGGGACGCCGCCCGGCGCGAGGAACTCCAACTCGCGGGTGCCCGCGTCGTGTCGCTCGAGGATGCGCTGCTCCAGACGCGCGACGCACACGTCGTCGTGTCCGTTCCTCCCGAGGCCGGGCTCGATGCGGCCCTCGCCGAGTCGCTCGCGGCGCGGCCCCCGGCGCGGCTCGTCTACCTGTCCTCCACGGGGGTCTACGGTGCTGTGCGTGGCGCGGTGGACGAGGACACTCCGGTGGATGTCGCCTGGCCCTCGTCGCTCCCGAGATTGGAGGCGGAGTCGCGCTATCTGCCACTGGGCGCGATGGTGCTGCGAATCGCCGGCATCTACGGTCCGGGCCGGGGAGCGCACTCCCGCTTGTTGTCGGGGACGCTCCGGGTTCCGGAGGCGGGCGGGCGCATCTCACGCGTCCACGTGGACGACCTGTGCGCGGCCATCCTCGCCGCGTTGGAGCACGGCGCTCCAGGCGCGCTTTACTGCGTGGCGGATGACCGCGCGGCGCCGCTGGAGGAGACGGCCCACTGGCTCGCGCGCCGGCTGGGGCTGTCACCGCCTCCTCGCGTGCCGCTCGAAACGCTGCACGAGTCCCTGCGCGGCGACCGCGCCATCTCCAATGCCCGGCTCAAGCAACTGGGGTGGGTGCCTCGCTATCCGGACTACATCGCGGGATTCACCGCGGTGTTGGAGACCGAGGGGCGCACGAGCTCCGAGGGCGACATCGTCATCCGCCCGGTGATGCCCGAGGAGGCGGAGGCCCTGCACGCGCTGCGGCTGCGCGCGCTCAAGGAACACCCCGAGGCGTTCGGGACGTCGTTCGTGGAGGAGTCGGCGCTCTCGCTGGACGTGGTGCGCGCAAGGCTCGTCGCCAGCGACAAGCAGCGGGTGTTGGGCGCCTATGATGGGACGCGCCTGGTGGGCATGGGAGGCGTTCGCGCGGAGCCCCGCATCAAGTGCGCACACAAGGCCGTCATCTGGGGCATGTACGTGGCCTCCGAGGCGCGCTCGCGCGGGGTGGGCCGGCGCCTGCTCCAGTCCCTGGTGGCGGAGGCCCGCAAGCTCCCCGGCGTCGAGCAGCTCATGCTCATCGTCGTCGCCAGCAACGCCTCCGCCCACTCGCTGTATCGCTCCATGGGCTTCCAGACCTATGGCGTGGAGCCTCGGGCCCTGAAGATTGGCGGGGCCTATGTCGACGAGGAGCTGATGGTCTTCCGGCTCTGAGGCCCTCGAAAGGCACACACTCGCGCACCCGCGCGAGGGCTGTGTGGGACGGGTGCTCCGAAGGGTGACAGATCCGGAACGCCTTGGTGTTCGAGGAAGCGGAGGTCGCGGTGGTGGCCCTGACCTGGGCTGTCTGACCGCGCTGGAGGCTTCGTGAGCATGGCCCTGAGCACCCCTGACTGGCTGCTGGAGCGGATTGCCCTGGGCGAGCTGCCCACGGACTCGCTCGCCGCCGCCCGCGCCAAGCTGGAGCTGGAGCCTCATGGGAAGGCCCGGCTCGCGCGCCTGGAGGCGGACTCGCTCGAGACGCTCTCGCGACATCCGCCCGACATGGTGGCTCGGGAGGTGGCTCGCCGTCGCCGGACCTCCACCCTCCTGGTGGACGCCGCGCGACAGCCGGAGCCGCAGGGCTGGCATGGCCTGTCGCTCAGCGTCCCCGTGGCGGCCTCCCTGGTGTTGCTGCTCCTGTCCGTCCAGCCCGACGCAGTCGCGGAGCCCCCGGCGCTGCTCCCCGCGCGGGTGCAGCTGACGGAGACGGTGAACATCAAGGGCACGGCGCGGCTCCTGGTGTACCGCCAGGACAATGGGACGGTCGAACTGCTGATGGACCGCGCGCATGCCCGGCGCGGAGACCTTCTCCAGCTCAGCTACCTTTCCGGAGGTCGGCGCTTTGGTGTGGTGCTCTCCGTGGATGGCCGGGGCGCGGTGACACTGCACCACCCCACCGCGTTGGTGGGACCCACCACGCTCAATGGGGGCGACGCCGTGTCGCTGACCCATTCGTACGAGCTGGACGACGCCCCTGGCTTCGAGCGTTTCTTCTTCGTCACCTCGGACTCACCCGTGGATGTCGGAGCTGTGCTACAGGCCGCTCGACTGTTGGCCCGACACCCCTCCGAGGCGAGCATCCGGCCGCTTCCCCTGCCGCGTACGCTGGCCCAGACATCCTTTACGTTGGAGAAAGTGCCGTGATGGCGCGGTCACTCCTGTTCCTGTCCCTGTTCCTCCCCGCCGTGGCCTCGGCGGCACCCCCGGCGTCCGACGCCGCTCCCACCGCCGTGCGCCGCCTCGCGCTCCTGGTGGGCGTCAACGATGGTGGCCCGGGCCGCGCGAAGCTGCGCTACGCCGTCACCGACGCGAACTCCTTCGGCCAGGTGCTGGAGGAGCTCGGCGGGGTCCAACCTCAAGACCGGCTGATGATGCTGGAGGGCGACCGCGCGGCCCTGGAGAACGCGCTGGCGCGCTTCAAGACCATGGTCGCCGCGGCGAAGTCGCCGGGCGGGCGCACCGAGGCGCTCATCTACTACTCGGGCCACTCCGACGAAGAGGGCCTGCTGCTCCACCAGGACCGCTTCGGCTACCGCGAGCTGCGTCAGGCGTTGGAGCAGCTGCCCGCCGACGTGCGCATCGCCATCCTCGACTCGTGCGCGTCCGGAACGCTGGCGCGCCAGAAGGGCGGCGTGCGGCGCCCGGCCTTCCTCGTGGACGCGTCCACCGCGGTGCGCGGCCACGCCATCCTCACCTCGTCGTCCGAGGACGAGGTGTCCCAGGAGTCCGACCGCATCGGCGGTTCGTTCTTCACGCACAACCTCGTGTCGGGCATGCGCGGCGCGGCGGATGCGACCGGCGATGGCCGCGTCACGCTCCACGAGGCCTACCAGTTCGCATTCCACGAGACGCTGGCGCGCACCGAGCGCACCCGCGGCGGCGCGCAGCACCCGGCCTATGACATCGAGCTGGCCGGCACGGGTGAGCTGGTGATGACGGACTTGCGCACCACGTCCGCCGTGCTGGTGGTGGGGGAGGGCGTCGAGGGCCGCTTGTTCATCCGCGACCAGCCCGGGCGGCTGGTGGTGGAGCTGAACAAGCTGGCGGGCCGCTCCACGGAGCTGGGCCTGCAGCCCGGGCGCTACACGGTGATGCGTGAGTCGCGCGGCGCCAGCTCCCAGGCGACGCTGGTGGTGGACAAGGGCGGGCGCACGATGCTGGCGGACGGCGCCTTCATGCCGATGATGGGCGAGCTGACCGCGATGCGCGGAGGTTCATCCACGGTGGGGGGCGACGTTCAGCCGCTGGCATCGTCCGTGGAGAACACGGCCCGCCGCCGCCGGTTCCTCAACGTGGGCCTGGCGCCCAAGCTCCAGACCAACAGCCTGTTCGGGGACACGAACGTGGACAACGGTCTGTCCTTGTCGTTCGGTCTGGCGACCATGGGACGGTTGGACGGCTTCGCCATGGCGATGGGCGCGAACTGGAACGCGGACTCCGTTCGCGGTGTGCAGACGGCCCTGGGGGCCAACGTGGTGCGCGGCAACGTGAACGGCACGCAGCTCACGGTGGGTGGCAACTGGGTCGATGGCTTCGTGGAGGGCGCGCAGCTCGCCGTGGCCGGCAACTGGGCCGGTGAGCGCGTGGAGGGCATCCAGGCCGCGGTGGGCGTCAACGTGGCGCGCAAGGGTGGATTGATTGGCCAGTTCGGCGTGGGCGCCAACGTGTCGAGCCAGTCGATGAAAGGCGCGCAGCTCTCGGTGGGAACGAGCTGGGTGGACGGCGATTTCGAGGGCTACCAGGCCGCCGTGGGCGTCAGCATGGTGCGCGGGCACATGAAGGGCATGCAGATGTCCGTCGGCATGAGCTACGCGGACTCGGCGAAGGGCGCGCAGTTGTCGTTCCTCAACGTGGGCGGCGACGTCCGGGGAATGCAGCTGGGCCTCATCAACATCGCCGGGAAGATGAACGGCCTCCAGCTGGGCCTCATCAACGTGTCGCGGGACCTGGAGTCGGGCGTTCCGGTGGGCCTGCTCAACATCGTGCGCAACGGCCAGTTCCACGTCGAGGCCTACGGCAATGACTTCAACTACGCCAACGTCTCGCTCAAGGTGGGCAGCCGCTATCTCTACACGGCGCTCGTCGTCGGCATGGGCTCCATCCGCTCGCGAGGCCCCAGCCACTGGTCCACGGGCGTGGGCATCGGTGGCCACCTCCCCTTGACGGAGCGCTTCTTCGCCGACGTGGACGTGGTGACCCACAGCATCTACGAGTGGGGAGACGGCGAAGGCAACCGGCTCCTGCACCAGGCCCGGCTCATGCTGGGCTTCCAGGTGACCCCTCACTTCGCCATCATCGCGGGGCCCACGGCCAACCTCCTCCACGGGTTCAATGGCGAGGCGGTGGCGCCCCTGAGCCACCTGGGCACCATGGGCTCGACGACCAACAAGGAAGCCATCTGGTGGCCGGGCCTGCAGGTGGGTCTGCGCATCTGACCCGAGGAGGCGGGCCGCCTCACGCATGCGGTCCGCCTCCCCAAGAGTGTTCCCGACACGACCTCGCCGGGACTCGGAGGCTCGGAGGGAAGGCTGGTAAGTCCGGGTCGACGGCGGGTGGCGGAGCGGAGTGGATGGCTCCCATCAGCCGGACACACCGCCGCCGCGGGCGGGTGGCTTTTCAGGCGGTGCTCCCCGGTGAGAGGCTGGACGAACGGCCTTCGTCATGGCCGGGAAACCTTGCCCTGGGGGCACGATGTCCAAGTTGCTGTTCGCGGCGTTCAACGAGGGCGCCAAGCTGTCGATGACGGGCGACCACGAGGCCGCGATCTCCTTCTTCGACAAGGTCCTCGCGGTCGACGCGAAGCACTTCCCGGCCCTCACCGCGAAGGGCTCCTCGCTCGCGCAGCTGGGCCGCACCCAGGACGCCTTGCGCTGCTACGAGAAGGCCATCGAGGTGGACCCGTCCGCCGCGGACCCGCATCGCGACGCGGCCCTCTGTCAGCTGGAGCTGGGCGAGCCCGAGGCCGCCGCGGAGCTGATGGAGCGCGCCATCCAACTCAACGCCGACCCAGGCTACCGCGAGGCCGCCGCCATTGAAGTCTATGAGCGAGGCAACGCGCTGCTCACGCGGGGCCCCCGCCGGCCGGACAAGGCCCGCTATCGTCAAGCACGACACACTTTCGAGCTGGCCCTCGAACTGGCGCCCGCATACGTCGAGGCGGCCAAGGCCCTGGCCGAGGTCTGGGAGCACCTGGGAGACACCGCCCAGAGGGACCACTACACGCAGCTCGCCTCGCGGCTGCGTCCCAAGGGCGCCTGAGCAGGCGGCCCGCTGGAGGCTCGATGCGCTCCTCGCCGCGGCTCCGGCCCAGACCGCGGCGGTCCACTCCGGATGCGCGGACGCATTCCAGGGACCCCGTTGTTACACTGCGCGCGGCGATTCCGCGCTAGCACATTAATTCGACAAGACAGACCTGTCTGGAGAACCCTGAAGATGATCGTCATGCTCGAGCCGGACTCCCCCGAGTCCGTGGTATCCGCCGTCCTTCAAGTCGCGTCGCAGTACAAGGGCGTGACGCCGCGGCCCCATGTCATCGAGGGCTCGGAGTACACCGTCACGGAGATCTACCTGCTGGGCTCCACGGCGCAGGTGCCGACGGAGGCCTTCGAGCAGATTCCGGGCGTGCGCCAGGTGGTGCGCGTCTCCCAGAAGTACCGCGTCATCGGCCGGCACAAGGGCCAGCGGACGTCGACGGGCTTCGAGTACAACGGTGTCACCTTCGACGAGCGCAGCGTGCAGGTGTTCGCCGGGCTGTGCGCGGTGGACACGAAGGAGAACGTGGAGGCGATGATGGCGGCGCTGGAGCGCTGCGACATCCGCACCACGCGCATGGGCGCGTACAAGCCCCGCACCAACCCCTACGAGTTCCAGGGCCTGGGCGCCGCGTGCCTCCCGTGGGTGTTCGAGTCGGCGGGCCGGCACGGCATCAAGGTCGTCGCCATGGAGGTGACGCACCCTCGCCACATCGACGAGATTCGCGACGCGCTGGAGCGCTCCGGCAACGCCACGGGCGTCATGCTGCAGGTGGGCACGCGCAACGCGCAGAACTTCGAGCTGCTCAAGTCCATTGGACAGCAGCGCGTCTTCCCCGTGCTCTTCAAGCGCGGCATGGGCATCACGCTGGAGGAGTCGCTCAACGCCTGCGAGTACATCGCGAGCGAGGGCAACCCGAAAATCGTCTTCTGCCTCCGCGGCGTGAAGACGCACCTGGGCGACCCGCACCGGAACATGGTGGACTTCGCGCACGTGCCGGTGGTGCGCCGCCTCACCCGCATGCCGGTGTGCGTGGACCCGTCGCACGCCATTGGCCGGCCGGACGCTCCGCCGGATGGCCTGCCGGACATCTTCCACTCCATTGGCCAGGGCCTCATCGCGGGCGCGTCCATGGTGCTGGTGGACTTCCACCCGAACCCGGAAGCGGCGCTGTGTGACGGTCCGCAGGCGCTGCGGCTGGAGCAGCTCGCCGCGCTCCAGCGCTACACGCAGATTGTCCGCGAGGCGTACGTGGCCGTCGTGAAGAACGGCGACGGAAGCCAGCCCACCCCGGCGTAGCCGCGCTCAGGCTACGCCGTAGCTGCCGAGGACCCGCAGGGTGATGCAGGCCGCTTGAGCGGCCTCCACCGCCTCACGCACCCGCGGGTCCTCCAGCGCGCCGTCCACGTCCAGGCACCAGACGTACTCC from Myxococcus stipitatus carries:
- a CDS encoding GNAT family N-acetyltransferase, giving the protein MTASLVLLGSGYTLTRLAVAQAQAGRDVLAATRDAARREELQLAGARVVSLEDALLQTRDAHVVVSVPPEAGLDAALAESLAARPPARLVYLSSTGVYGAVRGAVDEDTPVDVAWPSSLPRLEAESRYLPLGAMVLRIAGIYGPGRGAHSRLLSGTLRVPEAGGRISRVHVDDLCAAILAALEHGAPGALYCVADDRAAPLEETAHWLARRLGLSPPPRVPLETLHESLRGDRAISNARLKQLGWVPRYPDYIAGFTAVLETEGRTSSEGDIVIRPVMPEEAEALHALRLRALKEHPEAFGTSFVEESALSLDVVRARLVASDKQRVLGAYDGTRLVGMGGVRAEPRIKCAHKAVIWGMYVASEARSRGVGRRLLQSLVAEARKLPGVEQLMLIVVASNASAHSLYRSMGFQTYGVEPRALKIGGAYVDEELMVFRL
- a CDS encoding ActD protein, with product MALSTPDWLLERIALGELPTDSLAAARAKLELEPHGKARLARLEADSLETLSRHPPDMVAREVARRRRTSTLLVDAARQPEPQGWHGLSLSVPVAASLVLLLLSVQPDAVAEPPALLPARVQLTETVNIKGTARLLVYRQDNGTVELLMDRAHARRGDLLQLSYLSGGRRFGVVLSVDGRGAVTLHHPTALVGPTTLNGGDAVSLTHSYELDDAPGFERFFFVTSDSPVDVGAVLQAARLLARHPSEASIRPLPLPRTLAQTSFTLEKVP
- a CDS encoding caspase family protein codes for the protein MARSLLFLSLFLPAVASAAPPASDAAPTAVRRLALLVGVNDGGPGRAKLRYAVTDANSFGQVLEELGGVQPQDRLMMLEGDRAALENALARFKTMVAAAKSPGGRTEALIYYSGHSDEEGLLLHQDRFGYRELRQALEQLPADVRIAILDSCASGTLARQKGGVRRPAFLVDASTAVRGHAILTSSSEDEVSQESDRIGGSFFTHNLVSGMRGAADATGDGRVTLHEAYQFAFHETLARTERTRGGAQHPAYDIELAGTGELVMTDLRTTSAVLVVGEGVEGRLFIRDQPGRLVVELNKLAGRSTELGLQPGRYTVMRESRGASSQATLVVDKGGRTMLADGAFMPMMGELTAMRGGSSTVGGDVQPLASSVENTARRRRFLNVGLAPKLQTNSLFGDTNVDNGLSLSFGLATMGRLDGFAMAMGANWNADSVRGVQTALGANVVRGNVNGTQLTVGGNWVDGFVEGAQLAVAGNWAGERVEGIQAAVGVNVARKGGLIGQFGVGANVSSQSMKGAQLSVGTSWVDGDFEGYQAAVGVSMVRGHMKGMQMSVGMSYADSAKGAQLSFLNVGGDVRGMQLGLINIAGKMNGLQLGLINVSRDLESGVPVGLLNIVRNGQFHVEAYGNDFNYANVSLKVGSRYLYTALVVGMGSIRSRGPSHWSTGVGIGGHLPLTERFFADVDVVTHSIYEWGDGEGNRLLHQARLMLGFQVTPHFAIIAGPTANLLHGFNGEAVAPLSHLGTMGSTTNKEAIWWPGLQVGLRI
- a CDS encoding tetratricopeptide repeat protein, with translation MSKLLFAAFNEGAKLSMTGDHEAAISFFDKVLAVDAKHFPALTAKGSSLAQLGRTQDALRCYEKAIEVDPSAADPHRDAALCQLELGEPEAAAELMERAIQLNADPGYREAAAIEVYERGNALLTRGPRRPDKARYRQARHTFELALELAPAYVEAAKALAEVWEHLGDTAQRDHYTQLASRLRPKGA
- a CDS encoding 3-deoxy-7-phosphoheptulonate synthase: MIVMLEPDSPESVVSAVLQVASQYKGVTPRPHVIEGSEYTVTEIYLLGSTAQVPTEAFEQIPGVRQVVRVSQKYRVIGRHKGQRTSTGFEYNGVTFDERSVQVFAGLCAVDTKENVEAMMAALERCDIRTTRMGAYKPRTNPYEFQGLGAACLPWVFESAGRHGIKVVAMEVTHPRHIDEIRDALERSGNATGVMLQVGTRNAQNFELLKSIGQQRVFPVLFKRGMGITLEESLNACEYIASEGNPKIVFCLRGVKTHLGDPHRNMVDFAHVPVVRRLTRMPVCVDPSHAIGRPDAPPDGLPDIFHSIGQGLIAGASMVLVDFHPNPEAALCDGPQALRLEQLAALQRYTQIVREAYVAVVKNGDGSQPTPA